Genomic DNA from Bacteroidales bacterium:
TGATGTTATTCGATATGGGTTGAAGGATATATTCAAAATGTTTGATTATCATACATTTAACACATACACTATTAAATTTACTAGGGATGCTGAACTTGAGATTGATAATGACATTTCCAAAAGTTTCATGGAACTTATCAGTGAAAGTCTTAAAAAACGCAAGACAGGACGTGCAGTAAGATTTGTTGTGGACAGACAAATACCGTCTCAAATGCTGACTTTTTTTCTTAATCGGCTAGGTCTAAAAAAAGACGATACTATTGTTTACGGAGATAGATACCATAACCTCAAGGATTTAATGAATTTTCCTGATTTAGGAATGAATCATCTTCAGTATTATCCACTCAATCCACTTACACACCCACGACTAGAGACGTGCAAGAGCATATTTGCAGAAATTTCTAAAAAAGACGTTTACTTACATTTTCCGTATCATAGTTTTCAGTACGTGTTAGACGTATTACGGGAGGCATCTATAGATCCCCAGGTAAGGAGCATCAAAATGACTATCTATCGCACTGGGAAAGTATCTAATGTAATTAATGCTCTCATTAATGCTGCTAGAAATGGTAAAAAAGTAACCGTTTTCATGGAATTGCAAGCGCGTTTTGATGAAGAAAACAACATTTATTGGAGTAAACGCTTGCAGGAAGAAGGTGTAAGAGTGATTCAAAGTATTCCCGGACTGAAAGTTCATTCAAAGCTCATTCTTATTAAACGATTGGAAGAAAAGAAGATCGTGTTTTATTCCTTCATTGGAACAGGGAATTTTAATGAAATAACATCAAAAGTATACTCAGATGTATTCATTTTTACTAAAAATCAGGCCCTTGGAAAAGAAATAGAAAACGTGTTTGAAATGTTTGAAGCCAGTTACAGACCATTTACCTTTAAGAAGATTGTTGTTTCACCCTTAAACACTCGACGGTTCGTTTTTCAAATTTTTGACAAACTTATAGAAGCAAAAAATAAAGGCTTAGATGTTGAAATTATCGTGAAACTCAATAACCTGGTAGATGAACAAATAGCTCATAAAATTTACGAAGCCGCACAATACGACATACCTATGTATTTTATCATACGTAGTATGTGCGTCATAAGCCCAATAAATGAAAATCTTCGTGTGATCAGCATTGTAGGTAGATTTCTCGAGCATAGTAGAATTATTTATTATCGCATAGAAGATAAAGATTACATGTATATTACCTCTGCCGCTGTCTCTTATACACATCTGACGCTGCCGA
This window encodes:
- the ppk1 gene encoding polyphosphate kinase 1, whose translation is MPGSLPYINRELSWLDFNERVLQEAENPEIPLFERIKFIGIFSNNQDEFFRVRVATLKRIIEFRRKSEYEYYKIFNPNQVLKQINKRIQEQQERLTKLYHQLFDELKRHNIHIINEKQIKHPEHHEYIRNYMKNTVRTYIFPIMMSCYQAQWTLRDNSIYLAIELIGDEKKEYALIEVPSDVLGRFVVLPEVEGNKYIMFLDDVIRYGLKDIFKMFDYHTFNTYTIKFTRDAELEIDNDISKSFMELISESLKKRKTGRAVRFVVDRQIPSQMLTFFLNRLGLKKDDTIVYGDRYHNLKDLMNFPDLGMNHLQYYPLNPLTHPRLETCKSIFAEISKKDVYLHFPYHSFQYVLDVLREASIDPQVRSIKMTIYRTGKVSNVINALINAARNGKKVTVFMELQARFDEENNIYWSKRLQEEGVRVIQSIPGLKVHSKLILIKRLEEKKIVFYSFIGTGNFNEITSKVYSDVFIFTKNQALGKEIENVFEMFEASYRPFTFKKIVVSPLNTRRFVFQIFDKLIEAKNKGLDVEIIVKLNNLVDEQIAHKIYEAAQYDIPMYFIIRSMCVISPINENLRVISIVGRFLEHSRIIYYRIEDKDYMYITSAAVSYTHLTLP